The following are from one region of the Onthophagus taurus isolate NC unplaced genomic scaffold, IU_Otau_3.0 ScKx7SY_15, whole genome shotgun sequence genome:
- the LOC139432434 gene encoding tigger transposable element-derived protein 6-like, with product MLMLKEKMEIVCLLDKEKLSVRDIVKKFKIGKTQAAKIIKDKEKIRKKWQSGVSVKTKKNFLSSEGSKIDKACFEWFVKAKNQNNGKSARPRALKNVAPKDLPAIWKSNKKAWMTRDIMTEWLSNFDKNMVSQLLSKIDFAESASKLSKSIDILESLYFIKSAWQKVTPKTIRNCFKKAGFLMDQGSSTDSNYDVEDNLPLARLADLFKCSKRLGIDNVKTPEEYLTVDQNVDIEDNDLEFSVVTKNVENETEEEENEEVEVEEDEERNPITSYKEALNVISKLKSFVKNDFTAFQHVKNLETHIERSL from the exons ATGCTTATGTTAAAGGAGAAAATGGAAATAGTGTGTTTATTAGATAAAGAAAAGTTGTCAGTTCgtgatattgttaaaaaatttaaaatcgggaAAACACAAGCGGCAAAAATAATCaaagataaagaaaagatTCGAAAGAAATGGCAGTCTGGAGTCAGTgtaaaaacgaagaaaaactttttgagtagTGAGGGTTCAAAGATCGACAAAGCCTGTTTCGAATGGTTTGTGAAagctaaaaatcaaaataatggAAAGTCGGCACGTCCCCGagcattaaaaaatgttgctccCAAGGATTTACCGGCTATCTggaaatcaaacaaaaaagcATGGATGACACGAGACATTATGACGGAGTGGTTAAgtaatttcgataaaaacatgg TGAGTCAACTATTATCAAAAATAGATTTCGCAGAATCGGCTTctaaattatcaaaatctaTTGACATATTAGAGAGCTTGTACTTTATAAAATCTGCGTGGCAGAAGGTCACTCCAAagacaattagaaattgttttaaaaaagctGGATTTCTGATGGATCAAGGAAGTTCAACTGACAGTAACTACGATGTTGAAGATAATTTGCCACTTGCGAGACTAGctgatttgtttaaatgtaGTAAAAGACTGGGAATAGATAATGTAAAAACACCAGAAGAATATTTAACTGTTGATCAAAACGTCGATATAGAAGATAATGACTTGGAATTTTCGGTAGtcacaaaaaatgttgaaaatgagACAGAAGAGGAAGAGAATGAAGAGGTAGAGGTGGAGGAGGACGAGGAACGTAATCCAATCACATCTTATAAAGAAGCATTGAATGTAATTTccaaactaaaatcattcgtgaaaaatgattttactGCATTTCAACAtgtgaaaaatttagaaacacaTATTGAACGTTCTCTATAA
- the LOC139432435 gene encoding uncharacterized protein: MENSDSTDDMRTSESGGSRTSPGGFAFNLAERQSGAMTETSMMATMMSAMTDLFREMKQTQREVNSNQFNVMPDLSKSINCFDGDKDLPKAAEWLEGVIVSANLYKWPEAVKLETARTHLIGPALNWYKTKQDQINSWNDFEGCFRKTFVEDLTLSEKWDRMKKRQQKSSESAGAYFHDKARLCKNLGLTTSETAEEILKGLLSGEIAGNLCTKRYDDIENLYRDILTAERVKADRREQKTKSGVPSKDSRASGELMLKTDRIMNKQILPVVRCFKCGERGHLAVKCEKSGAVCFACRKTGHLKKDCPEQRGSKGEPRAQVMLVNNTVEKSLQKYLKRVWFNEIEKIALIDPGSAVCTIKEGVLDNSVIREKAMMQLTGFGGGQNKVLCNEKVCLRLMVDEVFVNGVEVFVVPDDAQNVAMIIGRSFTERPEIAYARVGEELVFGWKDTLPFKDFQIPESKKTTVMAEKDAIVKAGVMNLIMAETQCGESLMVPIVNERQEDFVLEKGMTIAEIRGSKVAGVRMIKRNEPTRVTDAMINCDGDESVRNELVELCNEFRGCFALSVDELGCTNKTEMDIKDSGNPVRKKPYRASFTEREKMKGILKEWREAGLVTQTTSPYASPCLLVTKRSGEPRLAVDYRALNQQTEKASLPSLDEQFVGLSGCRLFSQLDLGSAYLQIPLTESAKQKTAFVTPDETGQFERMIFGLCNAPYEFSRLMASVLGPLGPDTAHWYLDDILIAAVTWPEMMQKLRRVFEALKSAKLTLNIKKCYFGKAEVEFLGHILSEGRIKPGSKVKAVADYPRPETVHEVRRFLGMTSFFRKFVKDYARRARALSDLTKKETKYKWRVDQEDAFNDLKEALIKEPILHLFNPRAEKTELHTDASSLGLAGILLQTQSDGDRHPVYYLSKKTNDAEKNYHSSKLELLAIVYCLEKLRYLLIGVPVTVYTDCQQWYT, from the coding sequence ATGGAAAACAGCGATTCCACGGACGACATGAGAACATCCGAGAGCGGTGGCTCAAGGACGAGTCCGGGTGGATTTGCGTTTAACCTTGCGGAGAGACAGAGTGGAGCGATGACGGAGACCTCCATGATGGCGACGATGATGTCAGCGATGACGGATTTGTTTAGAGAAATGAAACAAACGCAAAGAGAGGTAAATTCTAATCAATTCAATGTAATGCCGGATTTGTCGAAATCGATCAATTGTTTTGACGGAGATAAAGATTTACCGAAGGCGGCTGAGTGGCTAGAGGGCGTAATTGTGAGTGCCAACCTTTACAAATGGCCGGAGGCCGTGAAGTTAGAAACGGCGCGTACTCATCTTATTGGCCCTGCGTTAAATTGGtacaaaacaaaacaagaTCAGATTAATTCATGGAACGATTTTGAAGGGTGTTTCCGGAAAACTTTTGTCGAAGATTTAACGTTGAGCGAGAAATGGGACAGAATGAAGAAACGCCAGCAGAAATCAAGCGAGAGCGCAGGTGCTTATTTTCACGACAAGGCCCGATTGTGCAAGAATTTAGGATTAACAACGAGTGAAACCGCTGAAGAAATCCTGAAAGGACTTTTATCAGGTGAAATTGCGGGTAATTTGTGTACGAAACGTTATGACGATATCGAAAACTTGTACCGAGACATTTTAACTGCAGAACGTGTTAAGGCGGACAGACGTGaacaaaaaacgaaaagtggtGTTCCGTCGAAAGACAGTCGTGCGTCGGGTGAACTAATGTTAAAAACAGATCGCATTATGAACAAGCAAATTTTACCGGTGGTTCGATGTTTCAAATGCGGGGAAAGGGGACATTTGGCGGTAAAATGCGAGAAATCGGGTGCGGTGTGCTTCGCGTGTAGAAAAACTGGGCATCTTAAGAAAGATTGTCCGGAACAAAGAGGTTCTAAGGGAGAGCCGAGAGCACAAGTTATGTTAGTGAACAATACGGTAGAAAAATCTCTACAAAAGTACTTAAAACGCGTTTGGTTTAacgaaatcgaaaaaattgctttaattGATCCGGGGAGTGCGGTTTGTACGATCAAAGAAGGGGTTCTAGACAATTCAGTGATTCGCGAGAAAGCCATGATGCAGCTGACCGGTTTTGGTGGTGGACAAAATAAGGTACTTTGTAACGAAAAGGTTTGCTTAAGACTTATGGTAGACGAGGTTTTCGTGAATGGCGTGGAAGTGTTTGTGGTGCCGGACGATGCACAAAATGTAGCGATGATAATCGGACGTTCGTTTACGGAAAGACCTGAAATTGCTTACGCGCGCGTTGGGGAAGAACTAGTTTTCGGTTGGAAGGATACCTTGCCGTTCAAGGATTTCCAAATTCCGGAATCAAAGAAAACAACCGTTATGGCCGAAAAGGATGCGATTGTTAAAGCCGGAGTAATGAACTTGATTATGGCGGAGACACAGTGTGGTGAATCTCTTATGGTTCCAATAGTAAATGAAAGACAAGAAGATTTTGTGCTGGAGAAAGGTATGACTATTGCCGAAATTCGTGGTTCGAAAGTAGCTGGGGTCCGAATGATCAAGAGAAATGAACCGACAAGAGTCACAGATGCTATgattaattgtgatggagacGAGTCAGTGCGGAATGAGTTAGTGGAACTCTGTAACGAGTTTCGGGGGTGTTTCGCATTGTCAGTCGATGAACTAGGGTGTACGAACAAAACGGAAATGGACATCAAGGACAGTGGAAATCCGGTGCGAAAGAAGCCGTACAGAGCATCATTTACGGAACGGGAGAAGATGAAGGGCATTTTGAAGGAATGGCGAGAAGCTGGATTAGTAACACAGACGACTTCACCTTATGCTTCTCCTTGTCTTCTGGTTACGAAACGGAGTGGTGAGCCTCGACTTGCGGTTGATTACAGAGCTTTAAATCAGCAAACAGAAAAGGCAAGTTTACCATCTTTAGACGAACAATTCGTTGGGTTGAGCGGATGTCGACTTTTCAGTCAACTAGATTTGGGTAGCGCGTACCTACAGATTCCACTCACCGAATCAGCAAAGCAAAAAACTGCATTTGTAACACCGGATGAGACTGGTCAATTTGAAAGAATGATTTTTGGACTTTGTAATGCTCCGTATGAGTTTTCAAGGTTGATGGCCTCAGTTTTGGGTCCATTGGGACCGGATACTGCACATTGGTATTTAGACGATATTCTGATAGCGGCGGTGACTTGGCCAGAAATGATGCAGAAGTTGCGAAGAGTGTTTGAAGCGTTAAAGTCGGCGAAATTAACGTTGAACattaaaaagtgttatttCGGTAAGGCAGAGGTGGAATTTTTGGGACACATTTTATCTGAAGGACGAATTAAACCTGGGAGCAAGGTCAAGGCAGTAGCAGACTATCCCAGACCAGAAACAGTTCATGAGGTGCGACGATTCTTGGGTATGACCTCCTTTTTTCGAAAGTTTGTGAAAGATTACGCCAGAAGGGCACGAGCTTTGAGTGACCTAACGaagaaagaaacaaaatataaatggAGGGTTGATCAGGAGGACGCTTTCAACGATTTGAAGGAAGCCCTCATCAAAGAACCTATATTACACCTTTTCAACCCAAGAGCAGAAAAAACGGAGCTGCACACAGATGCTAGTTCCTTGGGTTTAGCCGGTATTCTGCTACAGACACAGAGCGATGGGGATCGACATCCCGTTTATTATCTATCGAAGAAGACGAATGACGCCGAAAAGAACTATCATTCGTCAAAACTTGAACTATTGGCGATTGTGTACTGTCTAGAGAAGCTAAGATATCTTTTAATTGGCGTTCCTGTAACTGTCTATACAGATTGTCAGCAGTGGTATACCTGA